The genomic stretch CGCAATATCGTCCTGTCGCCGCTGTTCTGGCCCTATATTCTCAGCGGGCTGACAGTGGTGATTGGTCTGGGTCTGGTTGTCACGGGCTTTTTCACCACCGATCCGGATGAGCCGGAGCCGCCCGCCATACCCGGTGGATACAAGCGGCTGGCCATCCTGGCCGCCATCATGGCGCTGACCATGTTTTGCCTGCCGCGCCTTGGCATGGTCTGGACCTCGATGCTGCTGTTTGCCGCGACGGCTTTCCTGATCCGCACATCCCACCCCAAGACCGCGATCATCTGCGCCATTGCCGTGCCACTGTTGCTCTACGCATTTTTCGCGCATGTCGCGAGCGTTGCGATCCCGCAGGGCAACTTCGTGAGATTGCCATGAGCTTTCTTGACAGCCTTGCCGCAGGCCTGTCGCTGGTCGGTACCTTCGAAGCTTTTGCATCGCTGTTCGTCGGCGT from Sulfitobacter sp. THAF37 encodes the following:
- a CDS encoding tripartite tricarboxylate transporter TctB family protein — protein: MQRITRQSLIGFASIVVAAILMFAIIPTWVSSPSNVRNIVLSPLFWPYILSGLTVVIGLGLVVTGFFTTDPDEPEPPAIPGGYKRLAILAAIMALTMFCLPRLGMVWTSMLLFAATAFLIRTSHPKTAIICAIAVPLLLYAFFAHVASVAIPQGNFVRLP